In Vigna unguiculata cultivar IT97K-499-35 chromosome 3, ASM411807v1, whole genome shotgun sequence, a single genomic region encodes these proteins:
- the LOC114179837 gene encoding pectinesterase inhibitor 9-like: MAHLNQPFTVTFLCILLSLAAVDPSLALHKPSNQNQTMAYIESSCQGTRFPDLCIRCLARFSNSTIDGPQHLAHLALSVSLLRALKTRAYLAKVAKELEEFKKDRVYLTVQDCVTQLSDSVDQLCQAIKELRRMNKSSIIDDNFLWHISNVETWVSTALTDASYCVQSFPGKRMSKRTATIKFKAQNVAEVTSNALNLFHRYASSYHVAAGTTIKP, encoded by the coding sequence ATGGCACACCTGAACCAGCCATTCACAGTTACTTTCCTTTGTATCCTTTTATCTCTTGCTGCAGTTGATCCATCTTTGGCTCTGCATAAACCCTCAAACCAAAACCAAACAATGGCTTACATAGAGTCCTCTTGCCAAGGAACAAGGTTCCCTGATCTGTGTATACGTTGCCTAGCCAGATTTTCAAATTCCACCATTGATGGCCCTCAGCACTTGGCCCATCTTGCCCTTTCGGTGAGCCTCTTAAGGGCACTAAAAACTAGGGCATACTTGGCAAAAGTGGCAAAGGAACTTGAAGAGTTCAAGAAGGATAGAGTGTACCTTACTGTGCAAGATTGTGTGACCCAACTCAGTGATAGTGTTGACCAACTTTGCCAAGCCATCAAAGAACTTCGCAGGATGAACAAAAGCAGCATCATAGATGACAACTTCTTGTGGCACATAAGCAACGTTGAGACATGGGTAAGCACTGCCTTAACAGATGCTAGCTATTGTGTTCAATCTTTCCCTGGAAAAAGGATGAGTAAGAGGACTGCTACTATAAAGTTTAAGGCACAAAATGTTGCAGAGGTCACTAGTAATGCTCTGAATTTATTTCACAGATATGCTTCTAGTTACCATGTAGCAGCTGGAACCACCATCAAACCCTAA